One genomic segment of Arachis duranensis cultivar V14167 chromosome 4, aradu.V14167.gnm2.J7QH, whole genome shotgun sequence includes these proteins:
- the LOC107483683 gene encoding uncharacterized protein LOC107483683 (The sequence of the model RefSeq protein was modified relative to this genomic sequence to represent the inferred CDS: added 18 bases not found in genome assembly), with translation MAKEIESLTEDERRALRGSKFAPLPSLPRSSSHSQPRLAHPGGPLATNKAAALAKFLERKLKEPNGLASMNPDLLELAVNNAKRTVYASGTSNPERIVRHVDSFGDSDSKDSSDEEQNEISKVKEHKKMKKKAKKKDKQKKKKKKRKGAEDPGCAVVKKPKQKFKF, from the exons ATGGCGAAAGAAATTGAATCTCTGACAGAAGACGAAAGACGCGCACTTCGCGGAAGCAAATTCGCCCCTCTCCCTTCTCTTCCTCGCTCCAGTTCCCACTCCCAACCCAG GTTGGCACATCCCGGTGGACCATTGGCGACTAATAAAGCTGCGGCATTGGCGAAGTTTCTGGAGCGGAAGCTGAAGGAGCCTAATGGATTGGCTTCCATGAACCCTGATTTGCTTGAACTTGCTGTCAATAACGCCAAAAGGACCGTCTATGCAA GTGGTACTTCTAATCCCGAAAGAATTGTTCGACATGTGGACTCCTTTGGTGACTCTGATTCAAAG GATTCTAGTGATGAAGAACAGAATGAGATTTCCAAGGTAAAGGAAcacaagaagatgaagaagaaggcgaagaagaaagacaaacagaaaaagaaaaagaaaaaacgaaAG GGTGCTGAGGACCCTGGATGTGCTGTGGTGAAAAAGCCAAAA